GATGCAAAATAAAACGCTCTAAACCTGcagcacaaaaataaacacaaatattttactttCCGAACAGGGGGCTAACGAGAGAAATGGCTAATCTCAAGACATCAGtcaagaaatataaacaaacgGAAGTTTTAGGTCTCATTTATCAAATTGAGATAGTTGCTTAATATGAGATGACGTTAGTTTAAGGGGGGGGAAGTTAAGTAACGTTAGTGCCTAAAACACaactgctaatgttagcatgggATTTTAGCATGGTGGGTTTGTTAGTCCTAACGTTAGTCCAAAAGTACATAATCCCGGAAAAGTTCAGCTGCGACAAATATTATGTAGAACACACTACCGATAAACATTAAGATATACAGTGATATCTAAACAAAGGAGTGGAAAAGTACTCTTAACCAACCTGAGCTGTGTCTGGTGTCTATGCTAACGTCTCATAGCGTTGTAGACGTACGGTCTGCACCGAGGGACAATCTTAATCGATACAAAAATTGCGTAGGGGGAATAACGTGTAACATAAAGCCCTGCCTTTAGATCTTAAAAAGACCCTAACTAAAATTAGGTAATTATTGTCAGCAGTATAATTAAACTACTCATTACATTCTAGATGAAtctgatggaaaaataaatcaaagtgcACATTACCATTTAAGCAGTCGAGCCGAGTGACACAACTTTTTCCTTAGTAGTCATAAGATAACAGAATGGACATGACCAActttatacatttattcataGTCAGTATTGCTTGTGGCAATTTGGACAACAAACACATGGAGATGTAAAACCAACTGTTTGATTATTCCTGTACAAATGAATAAAGCAACCTAGCCACAGGTCCATTTGAGGTAAAGTTCAGGAAGGAACATGTTTTGGCAGACAATATGACACGCATGCTGGAGTTAAgagttaaataaatcaattcaattaaaaataaaatgtaataccaCTCTGGTCAAAAATACTGAGGAGTATGAGTGGCAAACACATGTCAGTGCATcttaatgtacattttgaatGAGCATAATGTGCCATATGTAAACTGGTAAGTAAAAGtgccataaaaataaaatatattatcaaTTTCAATGATCTAAAACTCGTAAATATaatctttcaaaaatgtctATGATCTTTAAAATACTCTTGTGAGAGAGTAATCTAAAAGGATGACTAGGAGAACAAAATAGCACCCAAGATTTCAAAACGTTCAACACTTCACAATTTGATGTGCAAGTAATAATTAATTTCACTATTTATACTTCGATCACATTAGTGGTTTTTATGTATATGTGCAACAAGGAGAGGCGGTTATGTCGCCATTTGGTTTAGGGGGGATGGGTGTCTGGCTCTCCCCCATTTCAAGTAAAAAGTTTATCGGTGTGTTCATGTTCACATATTTTAGTCAGTGGCTGATGTAGCTCTGCAGAGCTTCCAGGATGAACTCGAGGCTGCGCTTgtacaggaatgagtccttcTTCTCTGGCTTGCAGATGTTGAGATGATCTACGTCCACCTCAATGAGCTCCCCAATGCCAAGATCTGAAACCAAACCACAGCCGGTTAAAGGTACgagctaaaataataaaaaaacaccctaTTTGTATTTAAGATCAATGCTCTTTGTGTTTATGCATTCATATTTAGGCTATACATCAAACCTTCATTTAACCATGTTCATTAATATTACATACTTGCTGACTGTGTTGGCACCACTAGGATCTTGATCATTGGACCGATGTTTGTTGGCAGTGTCTCTGCAAAGCTCAGCACCTtaaattccttttcttttgccATATTCAGGAAGTCCTCATTCAGATTGCGCAGTGCTGGTGagtcttgaaaaaaaacacatggaaaacgaaaataattatttatacatttctatgAAACATTTACAGTCTTGGACCTcagaatacatttgattaactTACCTTTACAAAGTTCTCTGACTTCtacagagggaaagaggagaTATCTGACATTGACCGAGTACTCTGCCATAAAGGTTCCACGGTGAGGAACACTATAGAACATAATGCCCTTGGTGTTGTTTAAAAGTGCATGCATTTCTGGGTCCTCCGAGGCATCTAGCAGCATTTTCTTCACAAGCAATCCTAATGGATGAGAGGATACAGACAGAGAGTTTTTAAATCAGACAAATGTGTGGTGTGTGACATATTATAATCCATTTACTATCTTCAcacatttattatgtattttttacagGTCAAACCCTTGTACATTTGTTGGCAAGGCTATTTTGAAAagtattacttttttcttttcttttgaataaatatagactgagaaaatgttttggatCACACAGATCGTTTAAATAGTATATTACTCATAAGTGTAGCCTAATCTTTATCTGCAACTGTGCAGAAAACtttgcttacacacacacagtacagccCTAGTTCGAGCTATTTTTGCAAAATTCTGACATGTTTGTGGAAGAAAAGTTCTGACAGATTACCTCCCATACTGTGGGCTACCCAGACCACAGGTCTCTCTCCGACTCCAGCCAGCTTTAACTTCTTTAGCAGCTCTCGACTTCTGTAGGCCAAAGACTTCCTGGAACAGTTAATGAAATGCACAATGAATACTCGAGCATTTaggataataaaacataatttcaaTAAGAAtttctgaaatataaataatgttggATGACTTGTGCAAACGTGTTAAAGTCATTATTATTGATGTAAGTAAGTTTCAAAACCCCACAATATTTTATGCAAACATGAAGAAACAACATATTCTTCACCTCTGATTCTCAACTGGACACTTGGCCATCCAGTCACTGAGGTGACTGTCATACTCCACTGATAGCACTCTCAGATTTGGACAGTCGGCAGCCAGCCATGACTGTCAATAAAACAGGACAAAACACAGAGTTGAGtgatgattcatttttttaagatTACATCAAAATCTTCATTAGATCTCACATTTCATTGAGCAAACACTATCAAGTGTGCCCAAGCACAAGAAAGGCAAATCCATGGTTTGTGACAAAGATTCACTTTGTATTGTAGGAGGGAAAACAGGGAAAGAAACTTAATGTTGATCCATATTTGTCACCTTCGGCCAGCACTCAGTGTAGTCATCCTTGctttctgcctcttcctctgACCCATTACGGTCCTTTTGCCTCCAAGTCTTAAAGGCTGCCCCGAGAATCCCATGGATGAAGAGCACGTCAGCTTTAATTGTCTGGCTGGAAATTTCCAAATTGTCAGATAAAACCTATACTTTATAAACAATAATGAGGcaataaaaacaagtgtttaCCTACTTGCTACGTGTTTGAGGGTGGAGGATATAGACGCCATCTTGGTATTTCTCTTTCACGGTCTCCCTATCCAGGTTGGCGAGAGCGCGAGCTGCATGAGATGCCTGCATGACATGAGGAGACTGCATCATCTCCGCCAGCACAGATATCCAGCCTGAGGGTGTGATACAGGTAAGAAAGAGAATATCGGATGTATTCTAATCTGTTTTCAGGTAATACAATTAGCACAAAATATTTCAAACGGAAGACAAACACGACCATACAAGTCCGCACAATAATTATACTGTAAAGCTATTTgatacatgttgaatgatgatcCTAGTGATAACATTATATAATCCCTAGATGAAATAAGAACATTTCCTCTACAGATCATCCTATAATAACCAGATGAGTATCAGACTTACCAGACTGGGAAATGGCCTGGTAAGCACTTTCATTGAGCGCCAAATTTCCTATGATACGAACAATGTTCCTCTGGATCTTCAGTGAGTCTCTACGAAGCTGATAAACcctctggaggagctgcagacccCCGTTGGAAACTATGTGTTCACAGTGGCTCTCTACCTGCAGACAGGATGTGTTTCAGTAAGTTCCCAACATTTTATTATCACTACTAAGAAACATTGCTGAGGaatctttcaaatgtatttgcttCAAAAACCACAGGCTTCCATCTACTtccattatatttaaaaaggaagaaacatctctctctctaaaCTTGACAATATAACAATCCAAGTTAATAAATAGCACTGCAAGTAAGAAGAAATATATCATTTCAGTTTACACCTACCTGGCCAACAAGATGTGTTATTGGATGCACTTCTTTGTTGCGTTTAACTGATTATTACTATGATCAGTTCATAAAAGCAACCAGGAAACATCAAACAAGATTAGATCTTGTTTAGATCCGTAATGGCCATCATTACCTTTGAGTGCTGTACCAGTGCCTGTAGACAAAAGGATTCCACCTTCTCAGAGGGAACGGAGGTGAGGCTCTGTGCGTAAGGCAGTCCATTCCCTCCAAAACACCACAGACCGCCCTGCAATGTAGGAGAGAACAAGAGTTAGAAAGAAGATTGACAAAGAACATGTAACCTTTTTGAACAAACAAGTTATTTTCCTGCCGGATTGTGTTTTAGAGAACTGCGCGTTATGTAGGATGCATGTGAGAGTTAATAATCCGTCACAATTACCCGTTGTGCTGCCAAGGACTGGGTGCTCTCTCTGAGGGCCAGGGATGTAAAGTACTGAACACATTTGTCCACCTCAGACTGAGGCAGAGACGCCAGCAGCTGTCTCAGTCCATCCTCTGCTGACAGATTCTGTGAGGAAGTCAAGACAGAAAGTTTACATTTGTTCTAACCTCATCTTACTTTAGTCTTTTCTTAAACAATATTGCAGTCATTCAGTTAATGAAGTCAGTGTCATCATTGTGTCTTaatcatgaaaaaaaagaaaaggtaataGACAAACATATTGTGTCATAGTCTTGATTAATGAAATGTCAGTATTACAGATATTAAGGGATTCTACATGGCAAATGATTTATCGGAGTTACTTACGTTCTCCAGTTCAGGCAGTGCAGGTGAACGCAGGAAGAATCGAAGGTCTATCTTAGGAGTCCGGGCCAGGCCCACTGCTGTGCGCTGGTCTATAATCTGGGCTGCTGTCTGGTACTGGTAGtctgtgttgttaataacaGTTCACTTCCCTTCTTCTATAAACGGTAAACTTGAAGTGATATGCAacagttttgtgtattttaccCTGCCAGTGGTGATTCTCTGCCAGCTCCTGAACAGCCTGCACTCTGATGACTTTATTGGGTGACATTGTCCTCTTCAGTAAGGCCCATAATGCCACCTCATGGGGGTCTGCATCTACATGGCTGAAGTGCTCTAAGACATACATATAGAGAGCACAGTAACTGGCTGAACATTAACACAACAAGGTACTACTAATATTTCTAAAGGCACTGTTAAGTTGAACTCCAACTGTATCTACCATGACCAACTACTTGTATCTACTGTACCACTTTTACAACTGCTAGGCCGTTACAAACCTTGTAGTGGCAAACCTTGTGTCATCAAAGTggcagctttttatttttgaaaagttgAAAGTTATTCTATTAGATGTCTTGCTGGAAACAAAggtcacattttctaaaatctaaaaacaGCATTTCGGATTTAAACTCATAAGTGAGAGGTAATACAAAGTCAGTTAAACAACCATTCATGGATGTTACAGCTGAATGCACAATATCCACAGACTGTGAGACATTCAAAACAGGATGCGCATGTACAAGGCAGGTGTTTCCTTCAGCCTTAATGTCAACACCCCACATAAAAATGGGAGTACAACTGTAGTTTTCTGGGAATAAATGTTGGTGTTTCAACTATCAGCTTATTCTGCTTGACAATCTTAGAAATGTTATTGAAATACTTTGGTCTTTTGcactttaaattacatttcaggtGGTTTGGTTCAGTATAACaacaactttttatttcttaCCATCTAGTGACTGCAGCAAAACCCTCGAGGATAATTCCAGAAACCGCCTGGCTGCTTTGTGAAGTTCCCTCCTTGCTTTGTGTGTGAGCCCTGAACACAGTGTAAATGATAACCCAATTACCTAGAATATCTAAATTATATTTctataaacagaaaaaaataaaggttgaCAGTTAGAATCTGAGTATTGTTTAGTAGGTGGTTTTCACTAATCGAGAGAACCTTGACCAGTGGGAGTGAGATCAGTTAACACCCGAATATTTAGGAAGGAAAGATAGTGTGGAGGGGAAGGAAGGCAAGACAGGAAGTAATGATAACAAACGTCACTGGACACCTGGACATGGCAAACTCAGTAGGACTTTGTGCCAttgcaagaaataaataaagccacTCAGCATATAAAAACTCAAAATCGGAATTAAACCGAAAGGCCACAATGTTTGAGTTTTTATTAGGCGTTTCAAAAGGGGACACATTTTCCAGCTTAGCTATAAAGTCTAAGTGGACGATATTAAGTACCTGCAGTAAGGTTTTCCTTCTCATCTGAAGGAGTGGCTTTCAGATAGATGTAAGACTTGTACTTTTCCTGAAGAATTGCACTGGTATCAATGGTCACAGCCTTGTTCAAGGCCACCACTTCATATGTGATAAAAAGACAGCCCCTGTAGAAAGTTAATGGATAAGCTGTGGTTGGTAGTTCTTTTCACACACGTTTCCTATTGATTACAAAGAAACATGTTTGCAAATGTTGTAACTTACCCTGAGACAACTGCAGCAGTTACTTTAGCAACCTTTCCTATATGTCAGCaaacattgaagaaaaagaagatgaacctttattgatATCCATTAGATACATGTTTCAACCTGTACTCACAGACAGATACAGGTTGAATCCATGTATTAGGAGTAGTTCGATCAGTGAGTGAAAATTGAGTGTCATCATAACTTACTTAAATCTTTCCACATAGGCACTTTCCTTACTCCAGGCGACACAGCTGTGCTCAGTCTCCGACAGCGGATCAAACGGAGAGCTGCTCCAGACATCCTCCGCCTGCATGTCACCAAGTATGTTGgggataaatgaatgaaaccaTAGGAATTTCAGGCAAGAAACGTATACAGCTGTTCATAGCACGGCCATAGCGTCAGACGTGAGGCAAATGAAacttagtttttaaaaaaaaatgaaatgtatgtttttttgttgcttgtaatttatttttgttgtctgAAACCAATAAAAGCGTCTAAAAACTGAAATTGGCAAATTAAACTTGATACGGTACACTAGCGATCTTGCAACTGGGCTCTAAAGACCAAATAGTATCAGCATTAAACCAAGTGTGTGACAGCTAATACATGACAGGTAGTAAATGTAACGCAAATCTGTCACAAGATctctagctaacgttagctcactTAGCTGTGGTTTAGATGCAACTGCCTCCTCAGCTGTCACACAGTCTCAGCCCATCTTCCAGCTGTATTACACTAACGTTTAACTATGATATGAGACACTCGTTGACATAAACACGTTAACTGTTTCAATGTCTCAGGCTAAATGAACCGTTAGCTAACACGGACTTGCACTAAGAATTAGCTTTTAAGCTAACGTTTCACTTTGATAGCTTTCCGACAAATAACTAACTATGCGCTACCCAGCTGGGGGATTTAGTTAACCGTTTCGTGCGAGATGTATTTTACTTGGTGAATCGTGACATTACCTTATTAATGGACTGCTATAAAAGCACTGTCGTGATGTTCTCTGCAGGGTCCGGTGTTCATAAACACAACAAGTTGTCTCACAAATATTACGTCATCCACAGCAACTTACGCGATCAAGTACAcgaaaacatgtgtttattgtAACATGTATCACTAAACTTATGCAGTGCGGGGAGTTTTTATCCGggtttttgttattatatttagtcaaaatataataaatatctgaCAATGCATTTTGTTGTCAACAGGACAGGAACAGGTGTATGAAGTATTCGTCTGAAAGTCTCCTGGTAACACATTTATTAACTGTAACACTGGGCTTTCTGttaaggggaaaaaacaatcatttactGGTGCCATTTCAGTGATacttaagaaagaaaaaacaaggcGAACTTTGTTGTGGTGGAGTGTGGATGATGAGTTTAAGTATCAGTCTGAGGGGAAAATCTGCTCTGTTGTCTGGTGGTTAGACATATATTACTGCTATTTCTCTTATTAGATGGCAGGAAGGTGAATATACGTTGGGCTCTTTGCAGGCTCATCTTCTCCCCAATATCACTAATGCTCAGCATTAGGTAACTAttattttaagtacattttacatACCTATGGCCTGTGCAAAACGTTTATTGTGCTTAATGGGGTGGActtcataattataattatttaaaacatacacGCAGTCTATTACAAACATAATACAATAAGTACATAGGATTATCAAAGTTTATAATGTTCAGAGAAAGACATGTTGATGTTGGTGATACTGAATTACATGATTCCATAACATTTATCTGCCACAGTCAACTAAAATGCAACTTAAAACTATATAACTAAATAGTTTGATTTGCAATACTCTATTATGGTGCTATTTTTTATGACATCATTTCCATATCTTGTTTTCCCTTTTGCAAGTTAAGGGCAGTGCTTTGTGAGGGTTGACAAACAGACTACAAACCACagttgttttaatgaaaaactcATCTGTCATAACTTTTGAttctaacatttatttatttaatttatgagCAAAGTTttgtaaaatcatttcaaatatgaaacacaaaaaatgatgacaACTAATGCCCAACCTCAATGTATCTCTCTTCAGCTCATACATACTGttcctgcaaacacagacacacttaatTACTTTGAAGGCCACACAATCCCATAAACCACAAGTCAATAAACATGTGTGAGATAGCAATTAAAACATTAATCATCAGAGTTTAAAGCTGTCTTACATAGATATGTCCATGATGCAACTTATTAAATACAAGTTAAAACATAAGGGTACACATACAAAATCATCGTTTTTTTGCTTAGCCGTGACAAAGAAGAAGTCTTACCCTGCATCGTACATGCCTAGTGACtactatgtttttattttatatatttgtcgATTTTTGCCGTgtctaaaacaaacaaagattcTGTTTAGGTATACATGAGTGTCAGTCACCACTAAATACAGACTGCAAAATTTTACGAGGAATCATATTTGTTGATTAGCAACCATTGTCCCTCACCTGAGAGTGAACTGTCTGTTGTTGAATATTTTACACCAGTATTTGATGATAGAAGTAATCCTATGTCAAAaccaaatatatattaacaaaCTAAAATACTCACAgacctttttgtattttcagagaCTTTGATGTCCTTGTTGGTTCGTCTCTTGGTCATATAAATCAATACATATTTAGTCTGAAATCATTTGTAAATCCATTTACAACTCTGGGCTCATTTAGTAAAGAGTCAGTGGTGCTCTTACTCCTTTCAGGTGCACGTTTCCTGATATGCTCTAATAATGCTCTCATAGGCTGGAGGAGGGGTCTGTGTAGCGTGGAAACCCCTCAGGCCATTGTTCCCCCAAAATGACTCGGGTCTGAGTGGGGTGGCAGCCggctgagctgctgtttgagCTGATCCAGTTGACGTGGTCAGAGTTGGTGTACGAGGCAGTGTGGTCTGGctcccctcctctgcctcccttGCGATTTGGCTGCATTGGAGGAGAGGGTGAAAGGTGGAGGCCCTGAAGCTGGATTTGTGCCCCAGTGGGTCAAGGTGGTCCGGGGAGGAGGTCTGGCGGTGGAAGCTGAAAGCAGCACTGACCAAACTGTTGTTGCTACGCCGGTCATAGCTGCTGTTGCGGTTAAAACCTGGGCGGTTGCGGGAAGACGTGCGTGATTGGCGAGGAGGACGGCGGGTGATGCTTGCAGAGCCTGCTCTGCGTCGGGACATCCAGGTCAAAATCACATAAACCAAGGCCCCCAAGACCAGGCCCACAGCAATGGACACACAGAAAGCTATGATCAGAGGGactgtaaagagaaaaacaattgtCAAAAAGGATATTTTATGATCTATGCTTCAGTATAAAGCTAAACAACTTCTctatttaatttgctttttaaatttcTTCTACCCAACTAACTTATACACTTTTCAGGTTAACTTTTGAAGACAAGAGTTTAATAATAGCTATGCAATATATAAAATGCAAGGAATTCTAACTAGAATCTATGCGTTTACCGAGATTACAAAAAGCATCTGGAGGATTGCCAACAGTGTCTTGCAAGATGGTGCCCCTTGACAAAACAACAGGCTTTCCTCCTTTATGTTTACCGGAACATTTGGGGAAAACAAACCAGTTGCATttcattcagagaaaaaaaggacagattTTTTTGTTCATTGCTTCTCTGACTTAGAAGCAGTAGTACCAACATAAGCGTGcttgagagaaaagagagaatgcAGCAGCTAAGACATATCCTTTGGATCGCTgccagaaaaaacaaatcaatttccTCTCAATACAGTTAAGCATTAAAAAACTGAGCAAGCTTTGCTACCATTTCATATTTCCACAGTAGTTTTTTTCTCTTACTTTGGAAAGGGGAAGGAGACACTGGTGAAAAGTCATCTGGAAATGACATTTCAGAAACTGAggaaaaaacactgacaaaacatGTCGGGAGGACCTTTATAGATTTCGAGTGAGTAGCAAAAAGTTTAgttctgatttgttttaatgaagtgaTCTTCAAAGGAAATCAGGCCCACATATTGTATCTATTTCCGAGTTAATTAAAGCTTGAATTCCCGAGAGAACAACAATGCCAATCATGGAGACCACATCAGAAAGACCAGCCTAAAGGGAAGGGAAGTTAGAAAAAACTCACCGGCATCAAAGGACTGAAGTATTTCCAGAAAGAGACTTGTGTTGTTCTCTG
The sequence above is drawn from the Eleginops maclovinus isolate JMC-PN-2008 ecotype Puerto Natales chromosome 15, JC_Emac_rtc_rv5, whole genome shotgun sequence genome and encodes:
- the myct1a gene encoding myc target protein 1 homolog gives rise to the protein MAENNTSLFLEILQSFDAVPLIIAFCVSIAVGLVLGALVYVILTWMSRRRAGSASITRRPPRQSRTSSRNRPGFNRNSSYDRRSNNSLVSAAFSFHRQTSSPDHLDPLGHKSSFRASTFHPLLQCSQIAREAEEGSQTTLPRTPTLTTSTGSAQTAAQPAATPLRPESFWGNNGLRGFHATQTPPPAYESIIRAYQETCT
- the serac1 gene encoding protein SERAC1 isoform X2, whose product is MSGAALRLIRCRRLSTAVSPGVRKVPMWKDLRLTHKARRELHKAARRFLELSSRVLLQSLDEHFSHVDADPHEVALWALLKRTMSPNKVIRVQAVQELAENHHWQDYQYQTAAQIIDQRTAVGLARTPKIDLRFFLRSPALPELENNLSAEDGLRQLLASLPQSEVDKCVQYFTSLALRESTQSLAAQRGGLWCFGGNGLPYAQSLTSVPSEKVESFCLQALVQHSKVESHCEHIVSNGGLQLLQRVYQLRRDSLKIQRNIVRIIGNLALNESAYQAISQSGWISVLAEMMQSPHVMQASHAARALANLDRETVKEKYQDGVYILHPQTRSNQTIKADVLFIHGILGAAFKTWRQKDRNGSEEEAESKDDYTECWPKSWLAADCPNLRVLSVEYDSHLSDWMAKCPVENQRKSLAYRSRELLKKLKLAGVGERPVVWVAHSMGGLLVKKMLLDASEDPEMHALLNNTKGIMFYSVPHRGTFMAEYSVNVRYLLFPSVEVRELCKDSPALRNLNEDFLNMAKEKEFKVLSFAETLPTNIGPMIKILVVPTQSANLGIGELIEVDVDHLNICKPEKKDSFLYKRSLEFILEALQSYISH
- the serac1 gene encoding protein SERAC1 isoform X1 codes for the protein MSGAALRLIRCRRLSTAVSPGVRKVPMWKDLRKVAKVTAAVVSGGCLFITYEVVALNKAVTIDTSAILQEKYKSYIYLKATPSDEKENLTAGLTHKARRELHKAARRFLELSSRVLLQSLDEHFSHVDADPHEVALWALLKRTMSPNKVIRVQAVQELAENHHWQDYQYQTAAQIIDQRTAVGLARTPKIDLRFFLRSPALPELENNLSAEDGLRQLLASLPQSEVDKCVQYFTSLALRESTQSLAAQRGGLWCFGGNGLPYAQSLTSVPSEKVESFCLQALVQHSKVESHCEHIVSNGGLQLLQRVYQLRRDSLKIQRNIVRIIGNLALNESAYQAISQSGWISVLAEMMQSPHVMQASHAARALANLDRETVKEKYQDGVYILHPQTRSNQTIKADVLFIHGILGAAFKTWRQKDRNGSEEEAESKDDYTECWPKSWLAADCPNLRVLSVEYDSHLSDWMAKCPVENQRKSLAYRSRELLKKLKLAGVGERPVVWVAHSMGGLLVKKMLLDASEDPEMHALLNNTKGIMFYSVPHRGTFMAEYSVNVRYLLFPSVEVRELCKDSPALRNLNEDFLNMAKEKEFKVLSFAETLPTNIGPMIKILVVPTQSANLGIGELIEVDVDHLNICKPEKKDSFLYKRSLEFILEALQSYISH